GCATTTCAGAAGTAAGTAAAGCTGATATTGCTTTTGCAAAGCGTCTCGGTTACGAAATTAAGCTGCTAGGTATAGCTGAACGCCAGGATGAGGAATTCAGTATCAGTGTTCAACCGACCTTGATTCGAGCAAGTCATCCACTTGCTTCCGTAAATGGTGTCTTCAATGCAGTATATGTGTACGGTGAGGCAGTAGGAGAGACGATGTTTTATGGTGCGGGAGCGGGGGCAATGCCAACAGCAACCTCGGTAGTAGCTGATTTGGTAGCGATTATTAAAAATCTCAAGCTGGGTGTCAATGGATTGAAGCAAAAAGTACCTTATAAGCAGAAGAAGCTTAAGGGCGATGAGGATATCTTTTATAAGAACTTTCTTCTTTTGCACGTGGATGATAAAGCAGGCGTATTGGCTAAAATTACTCAGGTTTTTGCCGAGTATGACGTGAGTCTTGATTCGGTCGTTCAGCAAGCCAATCCAAACAATCCAGACGCGGAGATTATTATTGTTACCCATAATGCTAGCAAAGCCAGTATGAACAAAGTGCTGCGTCACTTTAAGGATCTGAAAGTCATCCACCGGATTAAGAGCCATTATCGAGTGGAAGGTTAGAATTGTAGCTGGACTATACTTTCTATATTCAAACAATGAGTAAGGAGATTGCACCTGTTATGAGTATTTATGGAGTAGCAAGGGTTAAAGTACCTGCTAGTACTGCCAATCTTGGTCCGGGCTTCGATACCCTTGGTATGGCTTTGCCGTTATATGCCTGGATTGAGATGGAAGAGGCAGAGGAGACTGTTTTTCATCTATACGGTGACGAGATGAAGGGAGTGGCCCGGGATAAGAGTAATTTACTCTATAAGGTCGCTCAGATGGTATTTACTGAGGCGGGTGTTACGGTGCCTGAGTTATCTATTTCGATGTACTCTGAGATTCCGCTTACGCGCGGACTTGGTAGCAGTGCTTCGGCCATCATTGGTGGCATGGTCGCAGCTAATACTATGATCGGCTCTCCACTGGATAATGCCAAGCTATTTGATATGGCAACCCAGCTTGAGAAGCATCCCGATAATGTAGGTGCCTCCTTGTTTGGTGGTATTATAACCGCAGTGTGGGACGGTGATCATGCTGATTATGTTCGCCTTGAACCGCCACAAGACCTTGAGGTTCTCGTAGTCATTCCTGAATTCGAGCTGGAAACTACAAAAGCACGGGGAGTACTTCCGACAGAAATCTCTGTTAGTGATGCTGTATACAACATCAGCAGAACCTCTTTAATGACGGCCTCATTTGCGTCAGGTCGACTTGATCTGATCAGTAGAGCGATGCAGGATCGTCTGCATCAGCCCTATCGTGCAGCTCTTATTCCAGGCATGGAGAAGCTGCTCGCGGAAGCGACTAAACACGGTGCATTAGGGATCGCACTTAGCGGGGCCGGTCCTACCCTTCTGTGTTTAGTTGATCGCCATGAGACCCGTAAGAGTGAGCTTGAGGCTTT
This window of the Paenibacillus sp. FSL R10-2734 genome carries:
- the thrB gene encoding homoserine kinase, giving the protein MSIYGVARVKVPASTANLGPGFDTLGMALPLYAWIEMEEAEETVFHLYGDEMKGVARDKSNLLYKVAQMVFTEAGVTVPELSISMYSEIPLTRGLGSSASAIIGGMVAANTMIGSPLDNAKLFDMATQLEKHPDNVGASLFGGIITAVWDGDHADYVRLEPPQDLEVLVVIPEFELETTKARGVLPTEISVSDAVYNISRTSLMTASFASGRLDLISRAMQDRLHQPYRAALIPGMEKLLAEATKHGALGIALSGAGPTLLCLVDRHETRKSELEAFLMNTMQEHGIPAQTCWLMPCTSGVTSELLERNEMQNVSFLDMIKGEVRS